The following proteins come from a genomic window of Montipora foliosa isolate CH-2021 chromosome 2, ASM3666993v2, whole genome shotgun sequence:
- the LOC137991867 gene encoding uncharacterized protein — protein sequence MHTGETRQAGHLVARKSPLGWVVFGGTSQDAPAASRTLHVKYTSPVDLIDFWTTEAMGVAITPCLCPANKLNQIEREEAKIIERSCQKNCNQWVVSYPWKRDPALLPDNKSQAIKKLEATERRLMKNPEHAQAYDKQMVEMNEMTFSRKLSKQEFKGYRGPVHYISHHEVLRPESKSTPVPIVFNSSAVFRGHRLNDYWMKRPDLLNDLFGVVLRFRENEIGYI from the coding sequence ATGCACACTGGTGAAACAAGACAAGCCGGACATTTGGTAGCACGAAAGTCCCCTCTAGGATGGGTGGTCTTTGGAGGAACATCACAAGACGCTCCCGCAGCTAGTAGAACTCTTCACGTTAAGTATACATCACCCGTAGATCTGATTGATTTCTGGACGACTGAAGCAATGGGGGTAGCAATCACACCATGCCTGTGCCCAGCAAATAAACTTAACCAAATTGAGAGAGAAGAGGCAAAGATAATCGAACGTTCATGTCAGAAAAACTGTAACCAGTGGGTAGTCTCCTATCCATGGAAAAGAGATCCTGCCCTTTTGCCCGACAACAAATCccaagcaataaaaaagctagaGGCAACTGAGCGTCGACTAATGAAAAACCCTGAACATGCTCAAGCTTATGACAAGCAAATGgttgaaatgaatgaaatgacgTTCTCCCGAAAGCTATCTAAACAAGAATTCAAAGGCTACAGAGGCCCCGTACACTACATTTCCCATCATGAAGTCCTAAGACcagaaagcaaaagcacacCGGTACCCATTGTCTTCAACTCGTCAGCTGTATTTCGAGGACACCGGCTAAACGACTACTGGATGAAGAGACCGGACTTGCTAAACGATTTGTTCGGAGTAGTCTTGAGATTTAGAGAGAATGAAATTGGCTATATTTAA